The DNA segment GACCTCCTGTTTTAAGTCCCTGTTTTCTTTTTAATAAATCAACAAAGGCTTCTAATCTAGTAATATATCCTGCTTCACCAGTATGTTCATCTAATGTTAATGACAGCACCGGCATATCAAGTTCACGACTAACTTTTGGTAGAATACTTTCAGCTACTATCTCTGGCATACAGGTAAAAGGAGCTAATTGAATTACTCCATCATAGTCGTCTTGATTATATAATACTGTACGACCAATAGTTTCCAATCCATGACCGCCTACAAAGTGTTCTAAATAAGGTTCAGCTGCTGCTTCTATCTTTTGATGTTCTTCACTATCAACCGAAGTACTAAACAAATGTTCACTGATCCAATCACTTAGATAAATAGAGCGATTAACTACAACTCCCATTTCACCTAATTTCTTTTCTAAATTGAGATTAGTAAAAGGTTCTAATACAACATAGATCTCACCTACTATTCCAACTTTAAGAGGTTCTTTCTGCCAATCAATTTTCAAATCTAAAATCTGATTCTTCATTTCTACTATAGCTGAATGGAGCTTTTCAATTTCATGAATATCTTCTATTCTATTTAAAAAAACTTCATAAACTTCAGTTACTAATTTAGGTTTAACTGCATATCCTCTCATTCTATTTGTATATTCAGTTGCTTCATCAATCAACTGACATTTAGTCCAAGCTAACTTCCAAGCACTCCATAAATTCCACCAAGAAAGATGTTTAAATATAAATTTAAATTGCTGCAAAAAGTTGCTCCATGAACCCTGAAATGGTTCGAAGGTTATCATTTCAAAATCATAATCTAAATCTTTTAAAATCTCTTTTTGCACCTCACCATAATATCCAAACCGGCAAGGACCACTTCCTCCAGCCATAATAATTGTATCTGCCCCTGCTTCTAAAGCTTCGATATAGTTACCAACATTTATTTTCAACGGTAAACAGGCAAATTCAGGAGCATGCTTAACACCTAAATTCAGTGTTCGTTCTGTAATTGGAGGTGGTTCTACTACTTCTAAACCCAACTCCTTTAATAATGATTTAGCAGATAAATTCATCAGTCCCATATGTGGATAAGTTACTTTCATGCTCCCTTAGCCTCCCATCTAATCATATCTACAAAAGCTTCTAATCTCGTTTCTAATCCGGCTTCACCAGTATGTTCATCGAGATTAAGTGACATAAAATGAATATCACTACGACGTTTAGCCTTTCGTTCCATTAATTCCCCAATTAAAGAATCAGGGCCACAACCAAAAGCAGCTAGCTGTATAAAACCATCCACCTCTTGGCATTCAAAAAGATAATAAGCAGCACCAATAATCTCGCGGTTAAAAGTCCAAAATAGAGGTTTAGATAACTTATCAGCTCCTCTATCAATCTGCTTTTTAGTTAAATTCTGAGGAGTAATTACATTTACTCCTAACTCTTCTAATTTATCTTTTAATCCTAAACTTAAATATTTATCTTCTAATAAATAAGCATGTCCTAATAAAGCTATAGTTAATCTATCCCGTCCAAACTCTTTAATTAAATTCTGTCGATGATGCCGCAGGGCTTTTCTTGCCTGCCAATGTGCTTTCATAATCTTAAATTTACTATCTGTAAACTTAGCTCCTAATTCTAAATTAGACCCTAATAAATCAAACCAACTTTGATTATGATTTATTGTTGGAGTTAATAATTGTGGTAAATCAGATATATTGTTCCTAATCATATCAGGCAACCCCATTAACTTAGGACAGACATATTCATTCTTAACTACACTTACAATCCGAGGCAAAAAGATATAATCGACTTTATTACGAAGATTAACTATATGACCATGACTAACTTTAACAGGAAAACAAGCTTCATCAATAGCAAGCTTAACTCCCTGATCGATAATTGATTGATTTGAATCATCAGACTCTACCACTTCTACTCCTAACTGTTGAAAAAATTCCTTCCAGGCAGGATAATAATGAAAGTATAATAACGATTTAGGAATTCCTACTTTAACTTTCATTTATCTACTCCTTTCTTAACAGATTAATAATTTAAAAACTAAGAGGGATAGAAATGAAGGTTTCTCCCAATAAAAAACTAACTAAAAATCCAAGTAAAATCCCCAGCACTTCAAATTTACCTCCTACCTTAACAGCTCTAGGAATCATCTCATCAACAATCATATAAAGAATTGCTCCTCCAGCAAAAGCCATTATCGATCCTAACCAAAACTTAGATAAACCAACTAAGAACCTAAAACCAATTATAGCTCCAATAGGATTAATTAAAGCAATAGCCCCAGCAACTAAATAAGCAAACTTTTTATCTATTTCTCCTACATTCACCATCTCTTCGGTAGTTAAAAATCCTTCCGGAATATTATGAAGAAAAATCGAAATTGCCAATACTACTCCTAATCCACCACCTTTAGTAGCAAAACCAACTCCCATACTAATAGATTCTGGCAGATCATCTAATAAAGTACCTAAAGCAATCCCTAACCCAGATTTGAAATTTTTCTCTATATAGCTATCAACAGCTAAAAAGAATAGTCCCCCCAACAGAAAACTAATTGAACTTCCTAATATTCCTGCTTCGCGATAGGCTTCAGGAATCAATGAAAAGGAAATAACCGAAATTAAAATTCCAGCTCCAAAAGAAAGAATAGTAGATAGGAAGCTATCTGATACTTCTTTAGTACCAAGATAGCCTCCTAATAAAATAGCACTCCCTGCTAAAGAACTATAAATAATTACCTTAATTAAACTATTCATCTATTTCCCTCATTCCTGATCATCTTTTGAATATCGATCTGAGTCAGTTGGACTATGAATATTAGGCCTTCTATGTGATAAGTCTAAAATCGATTGTCTAAAGATATAAGACTTTAAAGCATTCCAATCGAAAGGAATTATCGGCCATAAATAAGATATTCCAAAGGATTTACTAAAGACAAATAAAGCTAAAATAGCAACTGTTCCAGCAATAAATCCATAAAGTTGAAATCCAGTAACTAAAATTAATAATATAAATCGCAATAACTTAATTGTCAAGGCTAATTCAAAACCTGAAATGGCAAAATTCCCGATAGCTCCTATTGCCATATAAATAATCGTTTCTGGGACAAATAAACCAACTTTAGTAGCAAAATCCCCTAGTAACAAAGCCCCAATGATACCTAATGAGGTAGCCAAAGAACTAGGAACCTGAAACGATGCCATTCGAACAAAATCAATTCCTAAACTAGCAATTATAAACTGAATACCTAAAGGTACCTCGCCTATCTTTTCAGGACCAATAAAGTCTAAAGTTTCTGGTAATAATTCTGGTTGTAAAGCTGCTAATAACCAAATCACAGGTAAGAAAAGAGAAATACCAGTAGCAAACAAACGCAGTAGTTTCAAATAAGTTCCTGGTAATGGAGCTTGACGATAATCTTCTAAACTCTGTACTTGATCAAAAAAAGTAGACGGCAGAATTAAAGCAGTAGGAGAATTATCAACTATAATACAGATTTTACCTTCTAATAAATGGGCTGCTGTAGTATCCGGGCGTTCTGTATATCGTACTTTCGGTAATGGATTTAAATTGTCGCCAGTTAAAAAATCCTCAATCGTTTTATCAGCCATCGGTAAACCGTCTATTTCAATCTTCTTAATTTTTTTCTTTATATCCTCAACTAAATCCGGATCTGCTATATCATTAATATAAAGCAAAGCAACATCATTTTTAGATCTAGTTCCTACCTTCTGCACTTCAGTAATTAATTCTGAATCACGCAATCTTCTTCTAACCATCTGTACGTTAAATATCATAGTCTCCACAAAGCCATCACCAGGACCACGAGTTGACTTTTCTAGTTCTGGCTCTTTAGGTGCTGTGCTCATCCAAGTTCGACCATCGATAACTATCGCTTCTGTCTCACCATCAATTAGTAATATCTGTGGTCCAGCTAAAATCTTATCTGCTGCATCATCTAAATTAGTTGTAGTACTAACTTCATAATATGGTA comes from the Sporohalobacter salinus genome and includes:
- a CDS encoding CoA protein activase codes for the protein MKVTYPHMGLMNLSAKSLLKELGLEVVEPPPITERTLNLGVKHAPEFACLPLKINVGNYIEALEAGADTIIMAGGSGPCRFGYYGEVQKEILKDLDYDFEMITFEPFQGSWSNFLQQFKFIFKHLSWWNLWSAWKLAWTKCQLIDEATEYTNRMRGYAVKPKLVTEVYEVFLNRIEDIHEIEKLHSAIVEMKNQILDLKIDWQKEPLKVGIVGEIYVVLEPFTNLNLEKKLGEMGVVVNRSIYLSDWISEHLFSTSVDSEEHQKIEAAAEPYLEHFVGGHGLETIGRTVLYNQDDYDGVIQLAPFTCMPEIVAESILPKVSRELDMPVLSLTLDEHTGEAGYITRLEAFVDLLKRKQGLKTGGQVI
- a CDS encoding spore germination protein, with product MKEIFKEIDQNLEYLKNELHADLSFDVLTRTFKVGDRKAGLVYIDGFIKDRLIYILNRLMDVKREDLSVDAIQKILDKQLPYYEVSTTTNLDDAADKILAGPQILLIDGETEAIVIDGRTWMSTAPKEPELEKSTRGPGDGFVETMIFNVQMVRRRLRDSELITEVQKVGTRSKNDVALLYINDIADPDLVEDIKKKIKKIEIDGLPMADKTIEDFLTGDNLNPLPKVRYTERPDTTAAHLLEGKICIIVDNSPTALILPSTFFDQVQSLEDYRQAPLPGTYLKLLRLFATGISLFLPVIWLLAALQPELLPETLDFIGPEKIGEVPLGIQFIIASLGIDFVRMASFQVPSSLATSLGIIGALLLGDFATKVGLFVPETIIYMAIGAIGNFAISGFELALTIKLLRFILLILVTGFQLYGFIAGTVAILALFVFSKSFGISYLWPIIPFDWNALKSYIFRQSILDLSHRRPNIHSPTDSDRYSKDDQE
- a CDS encoding ZIP family metal transporter, giving the protein MNSLIKVIIYSSLAGSAILLGGYLGTKEVSDSFLSTILSFGAGILISVISFSLIPEAYREAGILGSSISFLLGGLFFLAVDSYIEKNFKSGLGIALGTLLDDLPESISMGVGFATKGGGLGVVLAISIFLHNIPEGFLTTEEMVNVGEIDKKFAYLVAGAIALINPIGAIIGFRFLVGLSKFWLGSIMAFAGGAILYMIVDEMIPRAVKVGGKFEVLGILLGFLVSFLLGETFISIPLSF
- a CDS encoding acyl-CoA dehydratase activase-related protein gives rise to the protein MKVKVGIPKSLLYFHYYPAWKEFFQQLGVEVVESDDSNQSIIDQGVKLAIDEACFPVKVSHGHIVNLRNKVDYIFLPRIVSVVKNEYVCPKLMGLPDMIRNNISDLPQLLTPTINHNQSWFDLLGSNLELGAKFTDSKFKIMKAHWQARKALRHHRQNLIKEFGRDRLTIALLGHAYLLEDKYLSLGLKDKLEELGVNVITPQNLTKKQIDRGADKLSKPLFWTFNREIIGAAYYLFECQEVDGFIQLAAFGCGPDSLIGELMERKAKRRSDIHFMSLNLDEHTGEAGLETRLEAFVDMIRWEAKGA